From a region of the Synechococcus sp. PCC 7502 genome:
- a CDS encoding S-methyl-5'-thioadenosine phosphorylase, which yields MEAAIGVVGGSGLYSMAALQNVQEIKVDTPFGEPSDVLIYGTIDHTPVVFLARHGRSHHLLPSEVPYRANIYAMKSLGVKYIISASAVGSLREQIKPLDMVIPHQFIDRTKNRIATFFGQGIVAHITFADPVCLALADVLATAAESIDLGTGKVRRGGVYLCMEGPAFSTKAESHLYRSWGADVIGMTNLTEAKLAREAEIAYATLALATDYDCWHEEHDSVSVSMVIDNLHKNAINAQKIIQATVNLITANPPVSEAHTALKSAIFTDLTKVSAATLDKLGLIIKKYLQ from the coding sequence ATGGAAGCAGCAATTGGCGTAGTTGGCGGTAGTGGCTTATATAGTATGGCTGCTCTTCAGAATGTTCAGGAAATTAAAGTGGATACTCCCTTTGGTGAGCCGTCTGATGTGCTGATCTATGGAACGATAGATCATACTCCTGTAGTCTTTCTTGCCCGTCATGGGCGATCGCACCATTTATTGCCATCGGAAGTCCCCTACCGTGCCAATATTTATGCCATGAAGAGTCTAGGGGTAAAGTATATTATCTCTGCTTCTGCCGTCGGTTCCCTGCGAGAACAAATTAAGCCTCTGGATATGGTGATTCCTCATCAATTTATTGATCGAACGAAAAATCGTATTGCCACTTTTTTTGGACAGGGGATTGTTGCCCATATTACCTTTGCTGATCCCGTGTGTCTGGCTTTAGCTGATGTACTTGCCACTGCTGCGGAGAGTATTGATTTGGGAACAGGTAAAGTGCGCCGTGGAGGAGTTTATTTATGTATGGAAGGTCCAGCATTTTCCACTAAAGCGGAATCTCATCTCTATCGTAGTTGGGGTGCAGATGTAATTGGGATGACAAATTTAACCGAGGCAAAATTGGCGCGTGAAGCTGAAATTGCCTATGCTACCCTTGCCCTTGCCACTGACTATGACTGCTGGCACGAAGAACATGATAGTGTATCGGTTTCTATGGTGATTGATAATCTGCATAAGAATGCCATCAATGCCCAAAAAATCATTCAAGCAACGGTGAATTTAATTACGGCTAACCCACCAGTATCGGAAGCACACACCGCCCTAAAAAGTGCCATATTTACGGATTTAACCAAGGTTTCTGCTGCTACTTTGGATAAATTGGGACTGATCATCAAAAAGTATTTGCAATAG
- a CDS encoding ABC transporter ATP-binding protein, whose product MRSQSHPLQRLINYSHAYNGLIQKAIACSILNKIFDLAPPLLIGAAVDVVVQKQDSLIAHWGFTTVYAQLVFLSISSAIIWALESLFEYAYARIWRNLAQNIEHNLRLDAYGHLQELELAYFEERSTGGLMSILSDDINQLERFLDVGANEVLQVLTTVIIIGGIFFYLTPGVAWLAMLPMPFILWGSIAFQKRLAPRYAAVREKVGLLNGQLSNNLSGITTIKSFATEAYELGRIGAESEKYRQSNRHAIALSAAYVPLIRILIFIGFIAILLLGGIEADAGRLSLGNYSLMVFLTQRLLWPLTRLGDTLDQYQRAMASTNRVMDLLDTPLAIASGEIKLTDKGQVKGEIILNDVTFSYKDRQPAVRNLSLIVPAGKTIAIVGATGSGKSTLVKLLLRLYEINAGTITLDGIDIRDLELKDLRSCIGWVSQDVFLFHGTVAENISYGSFDATTDQIINAAQIAEADEFINQLPQGYDTIVGERGQKLSGGQRQRIAIARAVLRNPPILILDEATSAVDNETEAAIQKSLERITVNRTTIAIAHRLSTVRNAHCIYVMDYGQIVEKGTHEELLEHHEGIYAGLWRVQTGVKI is encoded by the coding sequence ATGCGATCGCAGTCACATCCCCTCCAACGCCTCATTAACTACAGTCATGCCTATAATGGCTTAATTCAAAAGGCGATCGCTTGTTCCATTCTCAATAAAATTTTTGATTTAGCCCCACCACTTTTAATTGGTGCTGCCGTTGATGTGGTCGTCCAAAAGCAAGATTCCCTCATTGCCCATTGGGGATTTACCACAGTTTATGCCCAGTTAGTATTTCTGTCGATCTCCAGTGCCATTATTTGGGCTTTAGAGTCTCTATTTGAGTATGCCTATGCCCGTATATGGCGGAATTTGGCGCAGAATATCGAACATAATCTCAGGCTTGATGCCTATGGACACCTACAGGAATTAGAACTTGCCTATTTTGAGGAACGTAGCACTGGGGGCTTGATGTCTATTCTCAGTGATGACATTAATCAATTAGAAAGATTCTTAGACGTAGGTGCTAATGAAGTTTTGCAAGTTTTGACTACGGTAATTATTATTGGTGGCATATTTTTCTACCTAACACCCGGAGTGGCGTGGCTAGCAATGTTACCTATGCCCTTTATTTTATGGGGTTCGATCGCCTTTCAAAAACGTCTAGCTCCTCGGTATGCGGCAGTGCGGGAAAAAGTCGGATTGCTGAATGGACAGTTATCCAATAATCTTAGCGGTATAACCACAATTAAAAGCTTTGCAACGGAAGCTTACGAACTAGGTAGAATTGGGGCAGAAAGCGAAAAATATCGTCAAAGTAATCGTCATGCGATCGCCCTATCGGCGGCATACGTCCCATTAATTCGGATTTTAATATTTATCGGATTTATTGCCATACTACTCTTGGGCGGCATTGAAGCAGATGCAGGTAGGCTCTCTCTTGGTAATTATAGTTTGATGGTGTTTTTAACCCAACGTTTGCTATGGCCCCTAACTCGACTGGGCGATACCCTCGATCAATACCAACGGGCAATGGCTTCCACAAATCGGGTAATGGATTTACTAGATACGCCTCTAGCGATCGCCTCTGGAGAAATTAAGCTCACGGATAAAGGGCAGGTAAAAGGTGAAATTATTCTTAACGATGTCACCTTTAGCTATAAAGATCGGCAGCCTGCGGTGAGGAACTTATCATTAATAGTACCTGCGGGAAAAACCATTGCGATCGTGGGGGCAACAGGATCGGGTAAAAGCACTCTCGTTAAATTACTCTTACGTCTATACGAAATCAATGCTGGCACAATTACCCTAGATGGGATTGACATTCGGGACTTGGAATTAAAAGATTTGCGCTCTTGCATTGGCTGGGTGAGTCAAGATGTATTTCTCTTTCATGGCACTGTGGCTGAAAATATTTCCTACGGGAGCTTTGATGCGACGACAGATCAGATTATTAATGCTGCTCAAATTGCCGAAGCGGATGAATTTATTAATCAACTCCCCCAAGGCTATGACACGATTGTAGGGGAACGAGGACAAAAGCTTTCTGGTGGACAACGACAAAGAATTGCGATCGCCCGTGCCGTCCTCAGAAATCCCCCAATCTTAATCCTAGATGAAGCCACCAGTGCTGTGGATAATGAAACTGAAGCTGCCATTCAAAAATCCTTAGAACGCATAACTGTTAACCGTACCACCATTGCAATCGCCCACCGCTTATCTACAGTTCGCAATGCTCATTGTATCTATGTCATGGATTACGGACAGATTGTGGAAAAAGGTACCCATGAAGAATTACTAGAACATCATGAAGGTATTTATGCAGGACTATGGCGGGTGCAAACAGGGGTCAAAATTTAA
- a CDS encoding DUF1350 family protein produces MEWQQVENNFVLAPSQPKGVIHFLGGAFFAAAPHISYSRILETLARAGYVIVATPIINSTFDHRQIAIDAYKSFKRTRSKLFLDYFPLFGMGHSMGCKIHLLINSFYPSERAGNIFIAYNNYGAKQSIPLFKEFAGTIPEMENMEFTPSPLETMELINQSYTVENNLLIKFVDDDIDEIAVLASQLQRKFNNNLHQKVTVKTLPGTHLTSMGMDLKWQAGQSFTPVDAVFQWIKQGMHKDNSTLEQTILSWLKSHPAYAKTA; encoded by the coding sequence ATGGAATGGCAACAGGTTGAAAATAATTTTGTCTTAGCACCGTCTCAACCCAAAGGAGTGATCCATTTTTTAGGTGGAGCTTTTTTTGCTGCCGCCCCCCACATCAGCTATAGTCGTATTTTAGAAACCCTAGCTAGGGCAGGTTATGTAATTGTGGCGACCCCGATTATTAATAGCACCTTCGATCATCGCCAAATTGCCATTGATGCCTATAAATCCTTTAAGCGTACTCGCAGCAAGCTATTTTTAGACTATTTCCCGCTATTTGGTATGGGGCATAGCATGGGTTGTAAAATTCATCTTTTGATTAATAGTTTTTATCCATCGGAACGGGCAGGAAATATTTTCATTGCCTACAATAACTATGGTGCCAAGCAATCTATTCCATTATTTAAAGAGTTCGCAGGCACGATTCCCGAAATGGAAAATATGGAATTTACGCCCTCGCCTTTGGAAACTATGGAGTTAATTAATCAAAGTTATACCGTTGAGAATAATTTGTTAATTAAGTTTGTCGATGATGATATTGATGAAATTGCGGTTTTAGCATCCCAACTTCAACGCAAATTTAATAATAATCTCCATCAAAAAGTTACGGTTAAAACCCTGCCCGGAACTCACCTAACCTCTATGGGTATGGACTTAAAATGGCAAGCGGGTCAAAGCTTTACGCCAGTGGATGCTGTATTTCAATGGATTAAGCAAGGTATGCACAAGGATAATTCCACCCTAGAGCAAACTATTCTAAGTTGGTTAAAGTCACACCCCGCCTATGCTAAAACGGCTTAA
- the argS gene encoding arginine--tRNA ligase, translated as MSSSVLAELKVRFQTACVKAFGEEYLGIDPSVSVAKDLRFGDYQCNAALSLSKRLKQKPQAIAAQIIQHLTISDLGEAPSIDGPGFINVKLKPEFLASRLAVVNSGDRLGIEETRNRQRIIVDFSSPNIAKEMHVGHLRSTIIGDCIARILEFQGHEVLRLNHVGDWGTQFGMLITYLKEVYPRALTESDALDLGDLVALYRAAKKRFDEDEQFKEASRLAVVDLQSGQPEATFCWQLLCDQSRREFQKIYDALDIKITERGESFYSPYLASVVEDLQALGLLEKSEGALCVFLDGFTNKEGDRLPLIIQKSDGGYNYATTDLAAIRYRIQEDKAERIIYVTDMGQSSHFEQVFQVARRANWLTDNTKVIHVPFGLVLGEDGKKLKTRSGDTVRLQELLDEAIARVKTDLETRNPEFNDTYKQEVAEAVGLGAVKYADLSQNRTSNYAFSFDKMLSLQGNTAPYMLYAYVRIRGISRKGALDFDSENFSAAIALKHELELALAKHLIQLPEIIDAVSEDLMPNRLCLYLFELSQKFNQFYDQCPVLQAEDSDRLSRLLLCHVTAKTLKLGLGLLGIRVLEKM; from the coding sequence ATGAGTAGTTCAGTTTTAGCAGAGTTAAAAGTTCGGTTCCAAACTGCTTGTGTTAAAGCCTTTGGGGAAGAGTACTTGGGTATTGATCCATCGGTGAGTGTAGCAAAAGACCTAAGATTTGGCGACTATCAATGTAATGCTGCTCTGAGTCTTAGTAAAAGATTAAAACAAAAACCCCAAGCGATCGCTGCTCAAATTATTCAACATCTAACTATTTCTGACTTAGGTGAAGCTCCTAGCATTGATGGACCTGGGTTTATTAATGTCAAACTTAAACCAGAATTTTTAGCCTCTCGATTAGCGGTGGTTAATAGTGGAGATCGCCTCGGAATTGAGGAAACAAGAAATAGGCAAAGGATAATAGTAGATTTTTCTAGTCCTAATATTGCCAAGGAAATGCACGTTGGACACCTGCGATCGACCATTATCGGTGACTGTATTGCCCGCATTTTAGAATTTCAAGGACATGAGGTTTTGCGCCTAAACCATGTGGGGGATTGGGGTACACAGTTCGGGATGTTAATTACCTACTTAAAAGAGGTATATCCAAGAGCCTTAACCGAGTCCGATGCCCTAGATTTAGGTGATTTAGTGGCGCTGTATCGGGCAGCGAAAAAGCGATTTGATGAGGATGAACAATTTAAAGAAGCTTCCCGTTTAGCAGTAGTAGATTTACAGTCGGGACAACCAGAGGCAACATTTTGTTGGCAGTTATTATGTGATCAGTCTCGGCGAGAATTTCAAAAAATCTATGATGCTTTGGATATTAAGATTACAGAACGGGGCGAATCCTTTTATAGTCCTTATCTAGCCTCAGTTGTGGAGGATTTACAAGCTCTGGGGTTGCTCGAAAAAAGTGAAGGAGCTTTATGTGTATTTTTAGATGGATTTACGAATAAAGAAGGCGATCGCTTACCTTTAATTATTCAAAAGTCCGATGGCGGTTATAACTATGCTACGACCGATTTAGCTGCTATTCGCTATCGCATTCAAGAAGATAAAGCCGAACGAATTATCTATGTTACGGATATGGGGCAATCTTCCCATTTTGAGCAAGTATTTCAGGTGGCAAGACGGGCAAACTGGCTGACGGACAATACTAAAGTTATCCATGTTCCCTTTGGTTTAGTTTTGGGTGAAGATGGTAAAAAATTAAAAACTCGTTCGGGTGATACGGTGCGGCTTCAGGAATTATTAGATGAGGCGATCGCTAGGGTTAAAACCGATTTAGAAACCCGTAATCCAGAGTTTAACGACACCTATAAACAGGAAGTAGCAGAGGCAGTGGGATTGGGTGCAGTGAAGTATGCTGATCTTTCCCAAAATCGCACCAGTAACTATGCCTTTAGCTTTGATAAAATGCTTTCCCTCCAAGGTAATACGGCTCCCTATATGCTCTATGCCTATGTACGGATTAGAGGTATTAGTCGTAAAGGTGCCTTAGACTTCGATAGTGAGAATTTTTCGGCAGCTATTGCTCTCAAGCATGAATTAGAGTTGGCTCTGGCAAAACATTTAATCCAATTACCTGAAATTATTGATGCCGTCTCGGAAGACCTCATGCCCAATCGTTTATGTTTATATTTATTTGAGCTTAGTCAAAAGTTTAATCAGTTTTACGATCAATGTCCTGTTTTACAAGCTGAGGATAGCGATCGCCTTTCCCGTTTACTTCTGTGCCACGTCACTGCTAAAACCCTTAAATTAGGATTAGGTCTTTTAGGGATTCGAGTTTTGGAAAAAATGTAA
- a CDS encoding IS5/IS1182 family transposase, whose product MGFPFFTYLTRANVSDDQGLIEMLTFNIDYFKSKPDDITLTTILLDSGYHIEKLTTDLQKVYPEIMTKIRFEISPKVSKQQKAEKGLSGFVVVPTRWILGLKDAKS is encoded by the coding sequence CTGGGATTTCCTTTTTTCACCTATTTAACAAGAGCAAATGTATCAGATGACCAAGGACTGATTGAGATGTTAACGTTTAACATTGATTACTTCAAATCGAAGCCAGATGACATTACCCTAACTACGATATTGCTGGATAGTGGTTATCATATCGAAAAATTGACGACTGATTTACAGAAGGTTTATCCTGAGATTATGACTAAGATTAGGTTTGAAATTTCTCCTAAGGTATCAAAGCAACAGAAAGCAGAAAAAGGTCTGTCTGGGTTTGTAGTTGTGCCGACAAGGTGGATACTTGGGTTGAAAGATGCAAAATCTTAG
- a CDS encoding ABC transporter ATP-binding protein gives MKTTSKPSAYQQLSSYIYPHWRLIGKALICTVGYILGMPLLAHIFGLVSEAIAQSSLEGITRLSGLTLLLFLVQGIFQYGQDSIMSQAALNIALDLRVKVYAHLHSLDLDYFAESRTGDLSYRLTEDIDRIAEVVGKFFHQFIPSVLQLILILSYMIYLNWILTLTVFIVAPLLAVLVAWFGDRMLALTRRSQDQISNLSSLLSEVFNGIRLVRAFAAEDYEIRRFELEAEQNRIRKYATDKIRAIQYPVISLLQAMGIIILIWLGTWQIAQGKLQPSQFVAFIAAVALVIDPIRNVTSNYNEIKQAEASCDRIFELFEIKPVVVEKPNAKALPTVTGKVEYQHINFHYQADQPVLRDISFLTFPGEVIALVGSSGAGKSTLMNLLMRFHDPVTGRILIDGIDIKDVTLKSLRQQMAIVPQDSILFSGSIADNIAFGQENYDLEEVINAARIANAHDFISQFPEGYQTWVGERGVNLSGGQKQRIAIARAVLHNPKILILDEATSALDAEAEALVQEALQRVMKGRTVFVIAHRLATVRNSDRIFVLEQGQIIESGTHEELINQAGRYAMFHARQFAG, from the coding sequence TTGAAGACTACCTCTAAACCTTCTGCCTATCAGCAACTAAGCTCATATATTTATCCCCATTGGCGATTAATTGGCAAGGCATTAATTTGTACAGTTGGTTATATCCTTGGTATGCCTTTACTGGCGCATATTTTTGGTTTAGTGTCTGAGGCGATCGCCCAGAGTAGTTTAGAAGGGATTACGCGTCTATCAGGTTTGACGTTATTGCTATTTTTGGTGCAGGGAATATTTCAATATGGGCAGGATAGCATTATGTCCCAAGCTGCCTTAAATATTGCTTTAGATTTGCGGGTTAAGGTGTATGCCCATCTGCACAGTTTGGATTTAGATTACTTTGCAGAATCGCGCACGGGGGATTTATCCTATCGCCTCACGGAAGATATTGATCGCATTGCCGAGGTGGTTGGGAAGTTTTTCCATCAGTTTATTCCATCGGTGTTGCAGTTGATCTTAATCCTGTCGTACATGATTTATCTGAACTGGATATTAACTTTGACGGTGTTTATTGTGGCTCCATTGTTGGCGGTTTTAGTAGCTTGGTTTGGCGATCGCATGTTAGCGTTAACTCGCCGTAGTCAAGATCAAATTTCCAATCTATCGTCTTTATTATCAGAGGTATTTAACGGTATCCGCCTAGTTAGGGCATTTGCGGCTGAGGATTATGAAATTAGAAGATTTGAACTAGAGGCAGAACAGAATCGCATTCGTAAGTATGCTACGGATAAAATTAGGGCAATTCAATATCCTGTTATAAGTCTCCTACAAGCGATGGGGATCATTATTTTGATTTGGTTGGGAACATGGCAGATTGCCCAAGGAAAATTACAACCCAGTCAGTTTGTGGCATTTATTGCGGCGGTGGCGTTGGTAATCGATCCGATTCGGAATGTTACCAGTAACTACAATGAAATTAAACAGGCTGAGGCTTCCTGCGATCGCATTTTTGAATTATTTGAAATTAAGCCCGTGGTGGTGGAAAAACCCAATGCTAAGGCTCTGCCCACGGTTACAGGTAAGGTTGAATATCAGCATATTAATTTTCATTATCAAGCCGATCAACCTGTGCTTAGGGATATTAGCTTTCTCACTTTTCCCGGTGAAGTGATTGCCCTAGTTGGGTCTTCGGGGGCGGGTAAATCGACATTGATGAATTTATTAATGCGCTTTCATGATCCAGTTACAGGCAGAATTTTAATTGATGGCATTGATATTAAAGATGTGACCTTAAAAAGTTTGCGTCAACAAATGGCGATCGTGCCTCAAGATTCCATCCTATTTTCTGGTTCCATTGCTGACAATATTGCCTTTGGACAGGAGAATTACGATCTGGAAGAAGTAATCAATGCTGCTAGAATTGCCAATGCCCATGACTTTATTTCCCAGTTTCCTGAAGGCTATCAAACTTGGGTCGGTGAACGGGGGGTGAATTTATCGGGTGGACAAAAACAACGAATTGCGATCGCCCGTGCCGTTTTACATAATCCTAAAATTTTAATCCTCGATGAAGCTACATCAGCCTTGGACGCCGAAGCAGAAGCACTTGTCCAAGAAGCATTGCAAAGAGTGATGAAGGGTCGCACTGTATTTGTCATTGCCCATCGGTTGGCAACTGTCCGCAATAGCGATCGCATTTTTGTATTAGAGCAGGGACAAATTATTGAATCTGGCACCCATGAAGAGTTAATCAATCAAGCAGGTCGGTATGCCATGTTTCATGCTCGGCAGTTTGCTGGCTAA
- a CDS encoding transposase — MLNPYSSSLTDKEWEIIEPLLPKKKQTRPPTWTKRQILDGILYQLKNGCNWRDMPRDLPPFSTVYRYYKEWKDTGTFTAIMEALHATAREQSKKSKWTTLIIIDSQAVKILVMQV; from the coding sequence ATGCTAAATCCATACTCAAGTAGCCTAACAGATAAAGAATGGGAAATTATAGAACCATTGCTCCCAAAGAAAAAGCAAACTAGACCGCCAACTTGGACAAAAAGACAAATTTTAGACGGCATACTCTACCAACTCAAAAACGGTTGTAATTGGCGAGATATGCCCCGAGACTTACCACCATTCTCTACAGTGTATCGATACTACAAGGAGTGGAAAGATACAGGTACATTTACTGCGATTATGGAAGCTTTGCATGCAACAGCCCGTGAACAGTCAAAAAAATCAAAATGGACAACTTTAATCATCATTGACTCACAAGCAGTGAAAATACTTGTAATGCAAGTATAG
- the sir gene encoding sulfite reductase, ferredoxin dependent has translation MTNTIKYSKVEVLKEKSNYLRFPISSELTDGNSFFSQDGIQILKFHGSYQQKDRDLEKAKAKGEESNYSMMLRTRSPGGFIPWQLYLALDQLSDRYGNHTLRATTRQGFQIHGILKQDLKTVIADITQNMGSTVGACGDINRNVMAPVAPYKNRPEYQIARDYAVKIADLLAPQAGSYYDLWLDGEVAVSSLPIEAAEVTKARSQHGKGKIDTNTTDSSEPIYGTQFMPRKFKIAIAVPGDNSVDLFTNDLSLVVITDGNQKLEGFNVYVGGGLGRSHNNDATIVRLADSIGFVPVSDIYELVKAVVAVQRDHGDRYNRRHARFKYLLHEWGVEKFKQVLLDYYPTPLQAPKPLPEWKYEDYLGWNEQGDGKYFLGISIENGRVIDKESLQLKTALREITEAFHLPIYLTPNHNLLFTEIPAIAKTDIQGILDRCGVLSPDQIDPLTRYSMACPAFPTCGLAITESERALPSIIERLRVLLDRMGLGDEKLITRMTGCPNGCARPYMAELGFVGSAWNEYQVWLGGNFNSTRLAQPFIQRLHVDKLEEFFEPLFAYFKRDRLDQNEGFGDFCDRIGFDQLREFSTNYVRQDISPATAKAKDQRHRITLSTSVYEQLKSVSSSHNKSMKELVEAAIANYLSSLN, from the coding sequence ATGACTAATACGATTAAGTACTCTAAAGTTGAAGTACTCAAGGAAAAGAGTAACTATCTCAGATTTCCCATAAGCTCTGAGTTAACTGATGGCAATAGCTTTTTTAGTCAAGATGGTATCCAAATTCTCAAATTTCATGGTTCCTATCAGCAAAAAGACCGAGATTTAGAAAAAGCTAAGGCTAAGGGTGAAGAATCAAATTATTCGATGATGTTGCGGACTCGAAGCCCAGGTGGATTTATTCCTTGGCAGTTATATTTGGCATTGGATCAGTTAAGCGATCGCTATGGGAATCATACTTTACGGGCAACGACAAGGCAGGGGTTTCAAATTCACGGCATTCTTAAACAAGACCTGAAAACCGTAATTGCTGACATTACCCAAAATATGGGTTCGACCGTTGGTGCCTGCGGAGATATTAACCGTAACGTTATGGCTCCTGTGGCTCCCTATAAAAATCGACCTGAATATCAAATTGCCCGTGACTATGCAGTAAAAATTGCCGATCTTTTAGCACCCCAAGCTGGCTCCTATTATGACCTATGGCTAGATGGTGAAGTGGCAGTTAGTTCCTTACCCATAGAAGCAGCGGAGGTTACTAAAGCCCGATCACAGCACGGTAAAGGCAAGATTGATACTAATACTACCGATAGTTCCGAGCCGATCTATGGGACTCAGTTTATGCCACGCAAATTTAAGATAGCGATCGCTGTACCCGGAGATAATTCCGTAGATTTGTTTACAAATGATTTATCCTTAGTGGTCATTACCGATGGCAATCAAAAGCTCGAGGGGTTTAACGTATATGTGGGTGGGGGACTAGGACGTAGTCACAATAATGATGCCACCATTGTCCGCCTTGCCGATAGTATTGGCTTTGTCCCCGTTAGTGATATTTACGAATTAGTTAAAGCAGTAGTGGCAGTGCAAAGAGATCATGGCGATCGCTACAACCGCCGTCATGCCAGATTTAAATATCTATTACATGAATGGGGTGTAGAAAAGTTTAAGCAAGTATTACTAGATTATTATCCTACCCCTTTACAAGCTCCTAAACCCTTACCTGAATGGAAATATGAAGACTATTTAGGATGGAACGAACAGGGTGATGGCAAATATTTTCTGGGCATATCCATTGAAAACGGCAGAGTGATAGATAAAGAGAGCCTACAGCTAAAAACTGCCCTTAGGGAAATTACCGAAGCCTTTCATTTACCTATCTATCTCACCCCTAACCACAACCTCTTATTTACAGAAATTCCTGCGATCGCCAAGACTGACATCCAAGGGATTTTGGATCGCTGTGGCGTATTATCACCGGATCAAATCGATCCCCTGACTCGTTATTCTATGGCTTGTCCCGCTTTCCCCACCTGTGGCTTAGCGATCACTGAATCAGAAAGAGCTTTACCCAGCATCATCGAACGCCTAAGGGTTTTACTAGATCGCATGGGCTTAGGAGATGAAAAATTGATTACCAGAATGACAGGATGTCCCAATGGTTGCGCCCGTCCTTATATGGCTGAATTGGGCTTTGTGGGCAGTGCTTGGAATGAGTATCAAGTGTGGTTAGGTGGAAATTTTAACTCAACCCGTTTGGCACAGCCATTTATTCAACGACTCCATGTGGATAAGTTAGAGGAATTTTTTGAGCCTTTATTTGCCTACTTTAAGAGAGATCGCCTTGATCAAAATGAAGGATTTGGGGATTTTTGCGATCGCATAGGTTTCGATCAGCTCAGAGAATTTAGTACCAATTATGTTAGACAAGATATTAGTCCAGCGACGGCAAAAGCTAAGGATCAAAGACATCGCATTACCCTATCTACCTCAGTCTATGAGCAACTAAAATCAGTTTCTAGCAGCCATAATAAATCTATGAAGGAATTAGTAGAAGCGGCGATCGCTAATTACTTATCTAGTCTTAATTAA
- a CDS encoding LOG family protein — translation MSILPSQDFNHLKQDLDRLLGNLPDHPHSKLIYRALNLIVQLSQTESDRLDWKLVSGTLQDMYKALEMFHPYRHIRKVSIFGSARIASNTPEYIQAQEFAQQITKAGFMVLTGGGGGIMAAGNEGAGKDHSFGLNIYLPFEQEQNLNILDSHNVNFKYFFTRKLFFLRETSAIAIFPGGFGTQDELFESLTLLQTGKSTPKPIILMDKPDGCYWQEWDSYMQTCLQGRKLINPEDHSLYTITSDITAAVAKIANFYKVYHSSRWVKDIFVIRLNQDISDAKLQKLNDLFSDRLIDGEIKRSKALEPEKKDGDIYIDSLPRLIMRFTDHHNYGYLQQLIWAINDE, via the coding sequence TTGAGCATACTCCCCAGCCAAGATTTTAATCATCTCAAGCAAGACCTCGATCGCCTGCTGGGAAACCTTCCAGATCATCCCCATAGTAAGTTGATTTATAGAGCATTAAATCTCATCGTGCAACTCAGCCAAACCGAAAGCGATCGCCTTGACTGGAAATTAGTAAGCGGTACGCTTCAGGATATGTATAAAGCTTTAGAGATGTTTCATCCCTATCGTCATATTCGCAAAGTCAGCATTTTTGGCTCTGCCCGTATTGCTAGTAATACCCCTGAATATATCCAAGCTCAGGAATTTGCCCAACAGATTACTAAGGCTGGATTTATGGTTTTAACTGGTGGCGGCGGTGGGATTATGGCAGCAGGTAATGAAGGTGCAGGTAAAGATCATTCCTTTGGCTTAAATATTTATTTACCCTTTGAGCAAGAACAAAACCTCAATATCCTAGATAGCCACAATGTCAACTTTAAGTATTTTTTCACCCGTAAGTTATTTTTCCTCAGAGAGACCAGTGCGATCGCTATTTTTCCCGGTGGCTTTGGTACTCAAGATGAGTTATTTGAATCCCTAACATTACTGCAAACTGGGAAATCCACACCCAAGCCCATAATTTTAATGGATAAACCCGATGGCTGCTACTGGCAAGAATGGGATAGCTATATGCAAACTTGCTTGCAGGGGCGGAAATTAATTAATCCTGAAGATCATAGCCTTTATACAATCACCAGTGACATTACCGCAGCAGTTGCCAAGATCGCTAATTTCTATAAGGTTTACCATTCTAGTCGCTGGGTCAAAGATATTTTTGTGATTCGCTTAAATCAAGATATTTCCGATGCTAAATTGCAAAAACTCAATGATTTATTTAGCGATCGCCTCATTGATGGAGAAATTAAACGTAGTAAAGCCCTTGAACCTGAGAAAAAAGATGGAGACATTTATATAGATTCTTTGCCTCGCTTAATCATGAGGTTTACCGATCATCATAACTATGGTTATCTTCAGCAGCTAATTTGGGCAATTAACGATGAGTGA